GCCCTCCGGATGAAGGCGCTCCTGGCTCTTCCCAACTTGGTCTGCTTCGCTGTAATCACCGGCGTGCTGTTCTTCCAGTCTCTCGACATCACCACCAACCCCTTCGCCCTCGCCTGCTTCTTCAGCCAGCTCATCTGCGACCCTCTGCTGGACGTCTACTTCAGCGGTCTGTCTGTGACCGAGCGCTGGCAGCCTTTCCTGGCGTGGCGGGGCCTGTGGCGCCGGCTGTCCCTCCTGCCTCTACTGGTGGTGGAGGTGACCTTCATCGCTCTGTCCGCTCGGAAGCTGACAGACCTGGACCAGTGGTACCTGATGATCCCGACCTTTGTGGTCTGTGTGCTCTTCTGGGCCACCTGCCACATGGTGTTTGTCATCACAGTGTGGGGCTTCCACACCAAGCTCAGTGACTGCCAGAGGGTGTGCTTGTCCCAGCTCGGGTCAGGCCTGGACAAGATCATGGCCTCAAAGGGCGTGAGACATTTCTGCCTCATCTCTGATCGCCTGGTGTTCCTCACGCTGGTGTCAAcagttgctgttgctgttgcttgtTGGCAGGTAGGGGCAGACGCACAAGATCAACTGAATATCACAGGGCTGCATGGCTCCAGGGTTCTTCCCGTCTGGAAATTTGTactattatttttcatttaatttgccTTTATTGTACCAGGCTGCTCTAATTTAGACCACAGATCTATTTTACAAAGGAGACCTGGCCAAAAATGACATCAATACAGAGTTAAAACAGtgaattaacagaaaaatacactttGATTATGAGATGAAACATTTGCACactgcaaaatgtaaaacaaaagagaacaagAAGACAGTGTTCCCCTCCAGGTATTAACCCAAGGCTTCTCATCACTGGTTGCATATTTCTTTGATTTCCCTGTAAATCCCAACAAAGATgtaaagttattttatttttattttttgtaaaagcCAGAAAAGTAAATGGCATTTTATAGATTATGGGcacacattttgttctgctgATCTTCTTGGGACCACTCAAGTTTTGTCTTGTGAACTCATGTAAGGGTCCTGAACCCCAAGCTTGGAACAAATAGTTTGGACTGTGGGACAGTATGGTGATGGCATGATGTGAAATAATGAACTGACCCATCACTGTGCTCTGCAGGCCTCCAGCAGCATCTTCGTGAGCATGTTTCTGCTCGTCCTGCCTCTGGAGTCTCTGTTCCACGGGCTTTTCCACGAGCTCGGAAACAGCCTGGGAGGAACGTGTGTGGGCTACGCAGTGGTCATCCCCACCAACTACTGCAGGTAATGCGATACGCAATACGATGTGTGACGATAACAAAGTTGTAAGAGGTACATATCAATATTCTGCAGCTTTGAATCAGTAGTTTGTTCAGTTGTTCCTGATATTTGAAGTATGAAGTGCATCTCACCTGTGTTCTGCACAGagtgatgtttaaaaaaaagtcatataaGAGCTATAGTTTAAATTCTGCAAGCAGGCAAATGAGCCgtcaaaatatttaaaagctgtaattcaaaggcagctggacttgttgtCTTTGACTCAGTAGACGTCCCCTGACCTGTGCTGAATAACTGATTTAAACCAACATGATTCagcctctgtcctcctctctcgtTATTTCTCTGGTAGTCCTGATGGTCAGCCCATGCTGCTGCCTCCTGACCAGGTGCAGGAGCTCAACCGGCGCTCTACAGGCATGTTGAACAACGTGCAGCGCTTCTTTGCCCACCACCTGATAGAGGTTTTCGGCTGCGACTTTTCCACCAGCGGCGTGACCCTGGATGCTCTGCAGGCCAAGATCAAATCCTTCCTTGAGCTTCGCACGGCAGACGGGCCTCGCCATGACACCTACGTCATTTTCTACAGCGGACACAGTCACCGCTCTGGGGAGTGGGCGCTGTCAggtaaaggggggggggggctgaatAGTTTGAACGTTCAAAGCTTCAGTAATGTTGTTGACACTCAAATTTGAAATCTGCTTTTTTGCTTGTCTGTTTAACCTCAGTATTTTTGCAAAGTTGAAAATAGAGGTAAGACTAATATAAGTGTTTCACTATTTGTAGAATTTGATTCCAGTGTTGGCAGTGTATGATTGTTTCAGACTCATGTTATCCAAACATCACTAATAATTCCAGGGTGTTGTAAAGTCCAAAAGTCATTATCTAtgacaaaatataaatgtaattattaaaaaaaaatcacaacatgttttcatttaataaacATTCAGCTCCAATTCATATTTGTTGGGGTTGAGCCtttcaaaaacagctttttcatttttaggatGACGTCATAAAACATGAGCGAAAATTAAAACCTCAGTATAAGCTGTGAATTAAAAAAGGACATTGAGCACAACCAAAATAATGATATTATGATCAAATATTGTTGTATTTACATTACTCAAAATTAAGTCCCTGGCTGTGACCCTGAACTAGTGTCTCAATGTCATCAGTGTAATGGTGTGGGGGAgacatttgagtcatttttagGCAACTTAAAACTTCCCAACTATTTCactaaattaattttaaaaaatacagttttaatgtagatgaaatataaaacacCTAATAAATGAGATAAGGAACACTCCTAATCATAAAGTTGTTCATTCTGATGCCACTCATGGAATCGAACCATCCTCTAACTCTTTGTAATCTCAGAGTCTTCACCTCACTCTCCTAatgcacagtttgtttgtttgtgatctGTAATCAGCTGGTTTCTGTGTTCATCACCAGGAGGAGACACTCTCCGTCTGGATCATATCTTGGAGTGGTGGCGGGAGAAGAACGGCAGCTTCTGTTCGCGCCTCATCTTGGTGCTCGACTGTGACAACTCGTTGCCGTGGGTGAAGGAGGTC
This sequence is a window from Acanthopagrus latus isolate v.2019 chromosome 8, fAcaLat1.1, whole genome shotgun sequence. Protein-coding genes within it:
- the tmem168b gene encoding transmembrane protein 168 encodes the protein MCRFLRYCVSHCLHAAMTRLEEVNGEVSMWSSVRWLGYLSSLNLLVALCLGLYARWERTAETILIVIFILALVVLGIASIVYYYFNMERLSLSLLHPWFGFLLGLLCFLNSPDLQSDLKERAANYMLLTSVALRTLWALLDRLFGCTRYRPAFLTSAERLELAGFAAASTALLLQKSLSVMVLVVALAMVMVALRMKALLALPNLVCFAVITGVLFFQSLDITTNPFALACFFSQLICDPLLDVYFSGLSVTERWQPFLAWRGLWRRLSLLPLLVVEVTFIALSARKLTDLDQWYLMIPTFVVCVLFWATCHMVFVITVWGFHTKLSDCQRVCLSQLGSGLDKIMASKGVRHFCLISDRLVFLTLVSTVAVAVACWQASSSIFVSMFLLVLPLESLFHGLFHELGNSLGGTCVGYAVVIPTNYCSPDGQPMLLPPDQVQELNRRSTGMLNNVQRFFAHHLIEVFGCDFSTSGVTLDALQAKIKSFLELRTADGPRHDTYVIFYSGHSHRSGEWALSGGDTLRLDHILEWWREKNGSFCSRLILVLDCDNSLPWVKEVRKAEDLHVAVQGATLARVSDAEHKDPPQLGDFTFQWVEYNCNSNSNIQWCERGRAVSADYGVSKHWSDYTLHLPTGSDVTNHWSMYFPRMTYPVVQLALWCGGLNLLWLCSACLRCLKRVKLNWFPPAILDTGQGFKLVRS